Below is a genomic region from Nocardioides panacis.
GGCGTGGCCGGCGCGATCGCCGCGGCGGTCGGCTCGAGCGTGCACCTGACCCAGTCCCAGGCCCAGGCCCAGGCCGGCTCGATCGGCCTGGCCGCGGCCGTCGTGCTGCTCGTGGTGCTGATGGTCGGCTACTACTCCGGCGGGTACGTCGCGGGCCGGATGTCCCGGTTCTCCGGCACCAGCCAGGGCCTCGGGGTGTGGATCACCGGCCTGGTCGTGACGATCGCGATGATCGCCATCGGCGCGATCTTCGGCCAGCAGTACGACATCCTCAGCCGGGTGAACCTGCCGCGCCTGCCGGTCACTGTCGACGCGCTGAGCGTCGGTGGCGTGATCGCCGCGCTGGCCGTTCTCCTCGGCACCCTGGTCGCGGCGCTGGCGGGCGGCTCGGTCGGCACGCACTACCACCGGCGCGTGGACAAGGTCGGCTGGAAGAACGCCTGACCCGAACCCCGGCTCACCGCACCCGGAGCGCGTCGAACTCCATCCGCGGCTCGGCGAGGCGGTCCTGGGTCTGCACGATCCGCAGCTCCCGCTCGCCGGCCGCCGCGGTCGCCTCGACGACCGCGAACACCGCGGACGTGGTGCGTGCCAGGGCGTCCTCCAGCGCGCGTCCGTCGAGCAGGTGGGCGAGGAACACCGCCGTGGTGAGGTCGCCGGTGCCGTTGGGCGTGACCGGCAGGCGGGGGGTGCGGGTCCGCCAGGCCCCGTCCGGGGAGACCGCGACGAGGTCCAGGGCGTCGGCCGGGGTGTCGTCGAGGACCGCGGAGGTCACCAGCACGACGGACGGCCCGGTCGCCCGGACCCGGTCGGCGGCCTCGAGCAGCCCGGCGATCGTCGTCGACGTCGTGCCCGCCAGGTAGTCGAGCTCGAAGTGGTTGGGCGTGACCACGTCGGCGGCCGGCACCACCCGGTCGCGCATGAACTCCGGGATCCCGGCCCGCACGAACATCCCGCGGCCCACGTCGCCCATCACCGGGTCGCAGCAGTAGATCGCCCGCGGGTTGAGCGCCTTGACCCGAGCGACGGCGTCGAGGACCACCGCGCCGACGTCCTCGGCGCCCTGGTAGCCCGAGAGCACCGCCTCGCAGGTCTCGAACGCGCCGCGCTCCTCCACCCCGGCGATCACCTCGGCGACGTCGTCGGCGGCCAGCAGCGGCCCGCGCCACGCGCCGTACCCGGTGTGGTTGGAGAAGTGCACGGTCATCACCGGCCAGACGACCTTGCCCAGCCGTTGCAGGGGGAACACCGCGGCGCTGTTGCCGGCGTGCCCGTAGGCGACGAGGGACTGGATCGACAGGATGCCCATGCGAGCAACCTAGGCGACCTGCAGCGACCTCTTCGACAGCCCCATCCAGTAGCCGTCGACCACCTGGTCCCCGGGCGTCTCCGGGTCGGAGGCGGCGCCGAGCGTGATGAACAGCGGCGTGTAGTGCTCGACGGTCGGGTGCGCGTAGGGCATGCCCGGCGCCTTCGAGCGGTACGACGCGAGCTCGTCGACGTCGCCGCGGGCGAGGGCCTCCGCGGCCCAGGCGTCGAACTCGCGGGACCAGCCCGGGGCGGCCGCGTCGATGCGGAACTCGCGCAGGTAGGGCAGGCCGTGGGTGAGGAAGCCGGAGCCGATGATCAGCACGCCCTCGTCGCGCAGCGGGCGCAGCCGCTTGCCGAGCTCGAGCAGCCGGTAGGGGTCGTCGGTGGGCAGCGACATCTGCAGCACCGGGATGTCGGCGTCCGGGTACATGATCCGCAGCGGGACCCAGGCGCCGTGGTCGAGCCCGCGGCTGGTGTGCTGGTGGACCGGCTCGGTGTCCGGCATCATCGCGGCGACCCGGGCGGCCAGCGCGCTCGCGTCCGGGGTGGCGTAGGTCATCTCGTAGTAGCGCTGCGCGAAGCCGCCGAAGTCGTAGACCAGCGGGGTGCCCGGGCCGCTGGCCGAGAGCATCACGGGCGCGGACTCCCAGTGCGCGGAGACGATCAGGATCGCCTTCGGGCGGGGGAGGTCGGCCGACCAGGCGGCGAGCTGGCCGCTCCAGAGCGCGTCGTCGAGCAGCGGCGGGGCGCCGTGCCCGATGTAGAGCGCCGGCATCCGGCTGCTGGTGGTGATGTCGCTCATGACGCCCTCCTGGGAACTCGTGGTGAGCCGACTGTAGCCCGATAAAGTTGAAGCATCAAGTATCGGCGAGGTGACGACGTCGACGACCGGTCGGCCCCTAGGCTGGGCGCATGACGCGATGGCTGGACGAGGACGAGCTGCAGGCGTGGCTCAAGCTCGCCGGGGTGATGCTCAAGCTGGCCCCGACCCTGGACTCCCAGCTGCAGCGCGACTCCGAGCTCACGCACTTCGACTACCTGTGCCTGGCGATGCTCTCCGAGAGCGACGACCGCACCCTGCGGATGAGCGAGCTCGCCACCCAGGTGAACGCCAGCCTGTCGCGGCTCTCGCACGTGATCAGCAAGCTGGAGAAGCGCGGCTGGGTGGCCCGCCGGCCGTCCCCCGACAGTCGCCGGGTCACCTTGGTCACGCTGACCGAGGCGGGGTGGCAGGTGCTCGTCGCGGCCGCTCCCGGGCACGTCGAGACCGTGCGCGAGCTGGTCTTCGACGACCTGTCGCGCGAGGACGTCGCCGCGCTGACCCGGGTGGCCGGCCACATCGTGGAGCGCATCGAGGCGTCCCGCCTCAAGTCCACCTGCTGACCCGCACCCGTCCGCCGGTGTCGCGCCTGCCGAGGGCCATTGTTTGTCTATCGATCTCGTCTACAATCGGCGGATGGTGCGGACACTCCCCGGCTCGTCGCAGGCACCCCGCGGCGGACGCCTCCCCGACTTCCTGCTCGTCGGTGCTCCCAAGGCCGGTACGACGGCGCTGCACGGCGCGCTGGCCGGACATCCCGAGCTGTTCCTCAGCGGGGTCAAGGAGCCGAAGTACTACCTGTGCGGGGACAGCCCGCCGCCGGCGTACAAGGGACCGGGCGACGCGCACAGCAACCGCGAGTGGATCTGGCAGCGGCAGCGCTACCTGGACCTGTTCGCGGACGCCGGCGACGACCAGCAGGCCGGCGAGAGCACGCCGTTCTACCTCTACCACCGCGACGCGCGCCGCCGGATCGCCGCCGACCTGCCGCGCGCCAGGCTGGTCACGGTGCTGCGGGACCCGGTCGACCGGGCGTACTCCAACTGGATGCACCTGTGGGCCGACGGCCTCGAGCCGTGCGCCGACGTCGTGGAGGCGTGCGCCCGCGAGGCGCAGCGCGTCGACGAGGGCTGGGCGCCGTTCTGGCACTACCGGGGGCTCGGGATGTACGGCCGGCAGCTGGCCGACCTCTTCGAGCACTTCCCGCGCGAGCAGGTGCTGGTGCTGCGCTACCGCGACCTCGTCGACGAGCCGCGGGACTCCCTGAACCGGGTCTGCCGGTTCCTGGGGGTCGCCGAGGACGTGGTCACCGAGATCCCGTCGGGCAACTCCAAGCCGTTCGTGAACCCCAGCGTGCGCACCCGGATGCTGGGTCCGGTGGTGCGGGCCGGAGCCGCGGCCGGCCAGTTCCTGCCGCCCCAGGCCTGGCGCACGGCGAGCCGGCCGATCATCGGGCAGCTGCACCAGCGTGGCAACCCGGAGCGCCCGCGGCTGACCCCCGAGCAGGGCGAGGTGCTGCGCGAGCCGTTCCTGGACGACATCGCCCTGCTGGAGCAGGTCACCGGGGAGTCCTACGACGACTGGCGCACCCACCGCGCCGGCGACACGTTCCACACCCGGCAGTCCCAGAGGACCGCCACCGGCTGAGCGGGCTCGGGACCGACCGTCAGCCGGACACGCTGGTCATCAGGTCGTGCGCCCCGTCGGGCCGGGCGGCCTCGAAGTAGAACCTCGTGGCACCGTCGGGCAGCGGCACCGCCGCGACGTAGCGCAGCGCCCCGTCGCTGTGCGGCGACCGGACCACCGGCCCCTCCTCCGCGACGAGCCTGCGGCCGTCGGTGGACCGCGCCACCCCGGTGACCTCGTGCCAGTTGTCCTCGGCGCGCGCGCGTCCGTCGTACAGGACGACGAGGGGCTCCTCGGAGAGCACCGCGGTGACCCGGGTGCCGCGCTGGTCCCACGTGCCGTCGGTGGGGGCGAGCACGGTGCCGTGCCAGTCCCACGACAGGCCGTCGGCGCTGGTCGCGAAGGCCGTGGTCATCCGGTCCTCGTGGCCCGGCTCGGTGAGCGGGTGCACGCAGACCCACATCCGCCAGCCGGTCGCGTCGACCAGCACGACCGGGTCCTTCACGGCGACGTCGGGCGACCCGGGGAGCACCACGGTCCGGGTGCCCGTCACGAGGCCGGCCGGCTCGTCGGCGTCGACGGCCTCGATCCACCAGTGCTTGGAGTCCGGCGTCGCGCAGGAGACGTAGAGCCGCCAGCCACCGTCGGGGCGGCGCACCAGCACCGGACGTTCGAACGACTCGGCGCCGAAGTCGTCGCGCCGCACCTCGGCGACGGTGACGAAGTGCTCGCCGTCGTCGGAGCGGGCGACCACCACGGAGACGCCCCGACCCTCGCGCAGCGGCCGCCGGACGCGGTAGGTCAGCCAGTAGACGCCGTCCACCAGGACCGCGCTCGCGGCACCGGACCAGTTGCCCGGCTCGTGACCGGGAGCGGGCACCACGACGGTGGCGTCCTCGAAGCGGGGAAGGGCGAGAGTCTGCGTCATGCAGCAAATACTACTGAAGAAGTCGACAAATCTGGGTCATCGGTCGAGCCACTTCGTCGCGGCGGGGTCCGGACGCCAGTCCGCGAGCCGGTCGAGCAGCGCGCCCGGGGCGTCCGCCGAGAGCACCAGGGCCCGGTGCCGCTCCGACACGAACCGCTCGGTGACGGTGTGGTCGAAGAACGCCAGCAGCGGCGCGAAGAACCCCTCGACGTCGAGCAGACCGCTCGGCTTGCTCTGCAGGCCGAGCTGCGACCAGGTCAGGATCTCGGCCAGCTCCTCGAGCGTGCCGAAGCCGCCGGGCAGCGCCACGAACCCGTCGGACAGCGTGGCCATCATCGCCTTGCGCTCGTGCATCGAGGTGGTGACCCGCAGCTCGGTGAGCCCGGGGTGCGCCACCTCGCGGTCGACGAGGTGCTGCGGGATCACCCCGACGACCTCGCCCCCGGCGGCGAGCGCGGCGTCCGCGACCGTGCCCATCAACCCGACGCTGGCGCCGCCGTACACCAGGCGCAGGCCGCGGCTGGCGACCTCGCGGCCCAGCGCCGCCGCTGCGTCCGTGTACGACGGGCGCGCGCCCGGGCTCGAGCCGCTGAACACGCACACGGTGCGCAGCCCG
It encodes:
- the pdxY gene encoding pyridoxal kinase PdxY, with amino-acid sequence MGILSIQSLVAYGHAGNSAAVFPLQRLGKVVWPVMTVHFSNHTGYGAWRGPLLAADDVAEVIAGVEERGAFETCEAVLSGYQGAEDVGAVVLDAVARVKALNPRAIYCCDPVMGDVGRGMFVRAGIPEFMRDRVVPAADVVTPNHFELDYLAGTTSTTIAGLLEAADRVRATGPSVVLVTSAVLDDTPADALDLVAVSPDGAWRTRTPRLPVTPNGTGDLTTAVFLAHLLDGRALEDALARTTSAVFAVVEATAAAGERELRIVQTQDRLAEPRMEFDALRVR
- a CDS encoding TIGR00730 family Rossman fold protein; translation: MTGLRTVCVFSGSSPGARPSYTDAAAALGREVASRGLRLVYGGASVGLMGTVADAALAAGGEVVGVIPQHLVDREVAHPGLTELRVTTSMHERKAMMATLSDGFVALPGGFGTLEELAEILTWSQLGLQSKPSGLLDVEGFFAPLLAFFDHTVTERFVSERHRALVLSADAPGALLDRLADWRPDPAATKWLDR
- a CDS encoding dioxygenase family protein, whose amino-acid sequence is MSDITTSSRMPALYIGHGAPPLLDDALWSGQLAAWSADLPRPKAILIVSAHWESAPVMLSASGPGTPLVYDFGGFAQRYYEMTYATPDASALAARVAAMMPDTEPVHQHTSRGLDHGAWVPLRIMYPDADIPVLQMSLPTDDPYRLLELGKRLRPLRDEGVLIIGSGFLTHGLPYLREFRIDAAAPGWSREFDAWAAEALARGDVDELASYRSKAPGMPYAHPTVEHYTPLFITLGAASDPETPGDQVVDGYWMGLSKRSLQVA
- a CDS encoding sulfotransferase family protein, whose protein sequence is MVRTLPGSSQAPRGGRLPDFLLVGAPKAGTTALHGALAGHPELFLSGVKEPKYYLCGDSPPPAYKGPGDAHSNREWIWQRQRYLDLFADAGDDQQAGESTPFYLYHRDARRRIAADLPRARLVTVLRDPVDRAYSNWMHLWADGLEPCADVVEACAREAQRVDEGWAPFWHYRGLGMYGRQLADLFEHFPREQVLVLRYRDLVDEPRDSLNRVCRFLGVAEDVVTEIPSGNSKPFVNPSVRTRMLGPVVRAGAAAGQFLPPQAWRTASRPIIGQLHQRGNPERPRLTPEQGEVLREPFLDDIALLEQVTGESYDDWRTHRAGDTFHTRQSQRTATG
- a CDS encoding MarR family winged helix-turn-helix transcriptional regulator produces the protein MTRWLDEDELQAWLKLAGVMLKLAPTLDSQLQRDSELTHFDYLCLAMLSESDDRTLRMSELATQVNASLSRLSHVISKLEKRGWVARRPSPDSRRVTLVTLTEAGWQVLVAAAPGHVETVRELVFDDLSREDVAALTRVAGHIVERIEASRLKSTC